In the Pongo abelii isolate AG06213 chromosome 2, NHGRI_mPonAbe1-v2.0_pri, whole genome shotgun sequence genome, aaagtcACCGTGGATGCTGACATCAAGGAAACTTGGTGAAAGGTATTTGagaactctgtactatctttgcaactcttcgttattttaaagtgaaaagtTAATTTAGGGGGAAAAAGTCACTCCAATTTCATCGTGGAACTTCCTTGcaattgtttcatttattcatccaagaAAAGTGTATTCAATGCCTACTATGTaacagacactgttctaagctcCCGGGATACCGCTGTGACACAGAAAACAAATCTCAGCCCTCCAAGAGCTGGAGGGAGTGGGTACTACAAGTCTGAGAGCTGGAAGGAAGGGACTCAGCATTACTGCACTCAGCATTATTTCAGGGCTGGACAATAAAGCCAAAGAAACGCTGATCTCGCGAGGGGACGAACAAAGGTGATGTTCCCCCATCCCAGCACCCTCCCTCGCCACCTCGGCCGCGTCCAGAAGCGTCTCATTCAGATAGAGGTACCCAGCCGGGCCCCAGGTCTCACCCAGGTCAGCATTGTCCCGCTGAGAGCTTTCAAACAACAGGTGTACGCGAATCGGCATCAAAAAGCCTCCAAGGAACTGAAAGAACTGTCTGACTTCCGGGATTCGCGGGCATCCACTTTCATTCTCACgtttcctcttcaatttctcgCGAGATACTGATTTGCTCGCGCTATAGAATTCTCGTCGAAGAGGCTCAGCTCCCGCGGGAGATTTCGCGCGCAGTTACTTCCGGTAGCTGGTAAAGGCTGGTACTTCCCAGGACGCGGAGGTAGCGGGCCAGGGCTAAAGCGACTTTCGCTACTTGGATTGGTCGGCGTAGCTTTGGGCGGCCGGACCTTAGAAAGTCACACATCTGCGCGCCTGTGTGGCCCCAGCTTCTgcggatgctgaggtgggaggattgcttgggcagaagtttgaggttgcagtgacccgtgatcgcgccactgcactgcagcgtgggcaacagagcgaggctttgtctcaaataaataaaaagtcgcATATTGTGCTAAACAGTCTGTATATGCATGGGGCTCAATAAAAAATGAGTTTTGGGGTTATGTTGTATGATGACTGCTTTAAAATATTCGCAAAGCGAAGCTACTCACTTAATCTACCAAATCTAATGACCCCTGTTATCCTAGACATTGAGTTCCCAAGGATAAAAGGGTGGAAtatagtaaaaaagaaattaagtcatGCTCTTCCCCAGACCTGGCCCATGGGGATAATCTCTCCTTCTTTTAATGGAGAGTGTTAAATGATTAAACTGAAGTACGCATGTAAAGTGGTTACAACAGTGATTAGGAAACAGTAAATGCCCAAATGTTAACTGCtgctattatttttactattgtgATCATTGTGATTTTTATCGCGTTGATACCAAATGCGTGAAGACCAAAAGGACCCTCCACTCTAGCCTCCCCAATTCACCTTTACAAGGAGCAATGTTTAATGGTTTTCCAAGGAAGATGTTTATTACACCTATTTTGACACGAATAGAAGTTTATTTGCTCTTTTGGTGTCATGCTTCAGTAACTATCATATGTAGCAACAATCAGCAATTAGAAAAAATCGGTTTGATATGGTCCCTGATGTTTAATAATCATTCTGAGTTGTTCCTTGATGCTCATATTATTGATACGTACATGCCACAGGTACAAGTCTTATATTCATGTAAAAACATGTCTTTCCCCCAATCTGATTTGAagcttaatatatttatttatttaaacaagtTTCCAAGTTACCTAAAAAATGCATCTTACTAGAATTTAGATTTGGTACAAAAGACAGTATGATATTCAGGAATGAAATGATGCCATCTCTTGGATGCCGTCTGTTTAATGTTTGTGGAAAAGTCGGTCTAGCCTTTCAGCCtctgtattttttataattttataaatttatattttataaatttatatatttatatattttatataatttatttttctatgttcatTCCAGAATGTTGCAATTAATTAATACAGTGGTATTGTATTTGCAATGTAGGCAcgtaaaataatttgaagaagGGAATTTCGCGGCATTCTTTGCCTGGCTTCCTGGTGTAGCCAGCAAGCTCGGAGGTGCTAACCGCTGCTGTCATGGTTCGTTTGCTAAACTGCATCGTCGCTGTGTCCCAAAACATGGGCATCGGCAAGAACGGGGATCTGCCCTGGCCGCCGCTCAGGAATGAATTCAGGTATTTCCAGAGAATGACCACAACTTCTTCAGTAGAGGGTAAACAGAATCTGGTGATTATGGGTCGGAAGACCTGGTTCTCCATTCCTGAGAAGAATCGACCTTTAAAGGATAGAATTAATTTAGTTCTCAGCAGAGAACTCAAGGAACCTCCACAAGGAGCTCATTTTCTTGCCAGAAGTTTGGATGATGCCTTAAAACTTACTGAACGACCAGAATTAGCAAATAAAGTAGACATGATTTGGATAGTTGGTGGCAGTTCTGTTTATAAGGAAGCCATGAATCACCTAGGCCATCTTAAACTATTTGTGACAAGGATCATGCAGGACTTTGAAAGTGACACGTTTTTTTCAGAAATTGATTTGGAGAAATATAAACTTCTGCCAGAATACCCAGGTGTTCTCTCTGATGTCCAGGAGGAGAAAGGCATTAAGTACAAATTTGAAGTATATGAGAAGAATGATTAATATGAAGGTGTTTTCTGGTTTAAGTTGTTCCCCCTCCCTCTGAGAAAAGTATGCATTTTTACGTTAGAAAAGAGACTTTTGTTGACTTCAGATCTATGGATAATTATTTCTAAGCAACGTGTTTTTATTCCTCACTAATCTTGGCTATATCAGATACCATTTATGAAACATTCTTGCTATAACTCTCTCCAAGACCCCGACTGAGTCCCCAGCACCTGCTACAGTGAGCTGCCATTCTACACCCATCACATGTGGCACTCTTGCCAGTCCTTGACATTGTCGGGCTTTTCTAATATTGGTAGTATTTATTAAAGATGAAGATGCACATACCCTTCAGCTGAGCAGTTTCACTAGTGGGAAATACCAAAAGCTTCGTACGTGTATATCCAGAAGTTTGTAGACAAATGTTGCAGCCTTTTTTgtaacagtgaaaaactgaaaacaacctggAAGTCCAGTGATgggaaaatgaatatatttctgtCTTAGATTGGGGAACCCAAAGCAGATTCCAAGACTGAAATTTAAGTGAAAGCAGTTTATTTGCTAGGTCATACCTGAAGTCATCAATCGACGTATGGAGAAATGGAACTGAGAAGGTAAAAACCAGTTCAAAGTCAGGGAGGAGGTTCTCATTGGTAACGAGCTCCATACTGCTGAGATACAGGGAAACGGAGGGGAGAAAGCTAGAGTATTTAACCCCCACTCCTTGGTTGTCAGCTCCCTGTCCTGTGTGTGGGCAGAACGTACTCCAGCTACTCAATAGCAAGTTCCAGGTGTTTGCTGAAAGAAGCTGCTGGAATGTACGGGAACAGTGAATGCCAAACACTTAAAGCAATTCCATGTTTAAGTATGTAAActcttcatactttttttttttctttttaagacagaatttcactcttgttgcccaggcggagtgcaatggaacaaccttggctcacggcaacttccgccttcccaggttcaagcgattctcctgcctcaggatcctgggtggctgggactacaggcgcgtgccaccacgccaggctaattttgtatttttggtggggacattccatgttggtcaggctagtctcgaactcctgacctcaggtaatcctcctgcctcggccttcagggttgctgggattacaggcatcagccactgcacttggcagATCTTCATTCTTTTAGGAAAAAGTATAAAGCCACACAtggtttatttgaaatattttataatttaaaaaagtacaGAAGCAGGAAAACCAATTGTAAGTTCAAGTGAGGGATGATGGTAATTTGAACCAAAGGATTGCATGTAGTAAGAAGTTGtgatttaagatatattttaaagttggAAGTAGCAGGATATTTTGATGGAGTTTGACTTTGGTTTTGGGCCCACTGAGTTTGAGATGCCTTTGAGAAATGAAAGAAGTAGAgagagaattaaaagaaaaactggccaagcatggtggctcatgcctgtggtcccagcactttagggggctgaggtgggtggatcacttgagaccagcttgggcaacatggtggagccccgtctctacaaaagatacaaaaattggctgggcattgtggcacacacctgtagtctcatctactcggggggctgagatggagggatcaattgagcccatgagttcaaggctgcagtgagtcgtgattttgccactgcactcctgcctgggtgacagaagagaccctgtctcaaaaaagaatctgaaaacaATGGAACCATGCCTTCAGAATTCTATAAAGTTATTTTCAACTGATAAATCTATATTCAGCCAAATAATCAAGGGTGAaggtaaaataatacatttttagacAAGCAAAGACTCAGGGGTTACATGTACCCTTTCTTGGGAAGCTATCGGAGAAAATACTCCAGCAAAATGAAGGAGTACACAAACCAGAGAATGACGTGGATCTAGCAAATAGTATCCAACACAGGTAATATTCCAGCTATGGAGctagctttaaaaagaaacagtaaaaatacTAATAGGTTAGCTGGGTGGgatggcccatgcttgtaatcccagctgctcaggaggctaagcaaaaggatggcttgagcccaagagttcagagcagcctggccaccatAGTGAGATCCCTTCTCTTAAAAATAATAGGTTATTGCCAGATTTGGGGCATTTGGAAAGAAGTGCATTGAAgataaagcaaaagtaaaaaaaaaaaacaagggggAAGGGTTGGTTAGGCAATCATTAATTCTAGGGCAGGAAGAAGTACAGGATAGGAAGTAAGAGCATCATACGCTGTTTTTCTCAACAATGGGCAATATGTACATAGTCATAATGATGTGGTGACTGCTTAATCCCTAAATCTGGTAAGTACTTTGGGACAATATGGGAAGAAAAGTGAAGATAGTGATGGTGTAAGAGCTAAATCTTCATATGTCATATCAAGAAATCACTATATAATGTATAACATAATCAAGAAATGACTAAGTAGTTatgtgaggaaaaaaatggaacattGCTAGAAGAGTTAGAAGTCATTGTTCCGGAGAATTAGGAGGGATGGGGCAGGGGACTGTTAGGATGCATTGTAAACTGAAGAGGCTTTTAAATATTACAGGTATTAATATATGCATTCacttgaaaaactaaaaaaataataattttttaaaacccatgGAGGTAACTACCAGAAGGAAAAACTAAGAGAATGAAAAGTGCTTTCCTCTGGAAAGAACAAGTGGCAGGACTGCTGTTTTCATTGTAAGACTTTTGGAGCCATTTGATTTTACTTAaccattttcatatatttctttaataaaaataattctatctTAATAAAAAGTTACactcataaaaaaagaattttaagactGTAGTAAGAATCATAGTTTATTTCTGTTAGAGAAAGGCAATGTGTTATACTTGGAAAGAGGTCATATTAATTTTATCAGATTTTTGGGACTCAGcatctttatattttctgattttaaataaacaactttGCTTATGAATTTTGTCTGAATCTCTAATAATCTCCTTATAATGCCTAATTAATTATGCCCTTAGTTTGGGTAGGTTTtcaaatcttagttatttcttttttagattacTGCTCATGTCTACTTATCTATAGGTGTCTtagtatcattttatttatatttgagataaccatgtcagatttttttttttcccattctttttatttttatttttaaaaatttgtttgctttttcttttttttttcttttattattattattattattattattattatactttaggttttatggtacatgtgcgcaatgtgcaggtaagttacatatgtatacatgtgccatgctggtgcgctgcacccaccaactcgtcatctcgcattaggtatatctcccaatgctatccctcccccctccccccaccccaccatgtcAGATGTTAAAACACTTTCTCAATTTTTC is a window encoding:
- the DHFR2 gene encoding dihydrofolate reductase 2, mitochondrial, translating into MVRLLNCIVAVSQNMGIGKNGDLPWPPLRNEFRYFQRMTTTSSVEGKQNLVIMGRKTWFSIPEKNRPLKDRINLVLSRELKEPPQGAHFLARSLDDALKLTERPELANKVDMIWIVGGSSVYKEAMNHLGHLKLFVTRIMQDFESDTFFSEIDLEKYKLLPEYPGVLSDVQEEKGIKYKFEVYEKND